Below is a genomic region from Ancylomarina subtilis.
CTTTATTTGTACTGAACCAAACGGAGTTGTGCTTTGCCATTGAAATGGACGTAATCGTTTCATTGGAGGAGTGAATATTGAATTCGGTTCGAGTCGAGTCAATTAAAGATAATCCGGTGAGGGTTCCAAAATTACTACCCAACCAAAGTCTGCTTGAATCGATACTGAAGGCTTCAAAATATTGATGTTCCTGAAGGGGGTGAAAATCAGAAAACTGAGCATGAAATTTACCCGATGTCATGAGTTTGGAAATTGAACCCAGTTTGGATACACCCCAAATATGTCCCTTTTGATCTTTTCTTAGTCCCAATGTTGAACTCTGCGGAACCTTTTGACCAAAAACTTCCTGAAATGGGTATTTGCGGTATTCATAACCGTCAAAGCGAAGAATGCCCAGATGAGAGTTTAGCCACAGATAACCTAAAGAATCTTCAATCACATTTGTAGCAATGGTATTCTGACGATCGACTTCAACATCCAGATGAATAAAATTCGTTGATTCTTGTGCTTTGGAAAATAAAAAAGAATGACATATCACTATAAGCAGAATGAGCTTAATCAGTTGTGAATTGTTCTTTGTCATGAGGGGTGGTTTAGGTTGTTACTAACAAAACAAAAATAGAAATCTGGCTGTCGTCTTCCAAGTAAATACCGGTGAATGTCTGCAAAAAAAAACGCTGTATGTGTTTCTGATATAGGCTTGTGGAAAAATGTCTACCAATTAGCCTAAAATGTCCACTTTTTTAATAATGCAATTCTACAATTTTGGAACACTCATCATCAGGCAAGTCGACTAACATGAAATCTTGTGTGGTTGATGATGAAAAAAAAAACCTAATTAAAACAAAAACCTCTATGAAAAACATTTTGTTGACTATTTGTTTGTGTGTGTTGGGGCTTGCCTCGTATGCACAGGACGGAGTCGTTAAAGGAAAAATTTTGGACAGTAGTGGACTACCTCTTCCGGGTGTAAACATCTTGGTAAAGGGAACGACCAATGGAACCTCTACTGATTTTGATGGAAATTATGAGTTGAAATGCGCTATGGGAGATGAGTTGATTTTTTCTTTCATGGGATTTAAAACGCAAACGATTACTGTCGAATCCTGGCTTATCAATCGTACTCTCGAAGATGATGCTGAGATGCTCGATGAGTTGGTTGTTGTTGGTTATGGTGTTCAGAAGAAGTCAAATATGACCGGATCTGTTACCAATATCAAGGCAGATGATCTAAAGTCGGTGACAACACCGAATATTGCCAACATGCTACAAGGGAAAGCAGCCGGGGTATATGTAAGTGCAAATTCAGGTTTGCCAGGAGCGGCACCAAAAATTAGAATTCGAGGTAAATCAACTTTGAGTGGTAGTGTTGACCCTCTTTGGGTTGTTGATGGTGTGATTCAATCTGAAGCTCCGGATTTGAATGCTCAGGATATCGAATCGACAACTGTCTTGAAAGACGCTTCGGCAACGGCACTATATGGTTCACGTGCAGCTAATGGCGTAGTTCTGGTAACAACACGAAGTGCAAAAGAAGGTCAGTCTAAAATCAACGTTTCAGTTAAGACAGGTGTTAGCCAATTATCATTGGGCAATTTCTCTATGATGAATGCTGCTGAAATGACAGATTACATTAAATCTTTTGGAAATGGATATGCTGATCTTGATTGGTTTACTGAGGATGCTCAGGCAATTGATACCGATTGGTTTGATGAAGGTACAAAACTGGGTGTCGTTCAGGATTATGGCATTTCGTTCAGTGGTGGAAATGACAAGATGAAGACTTATATTTCTGGGAACGTATATGATGAGTCAGGTGCCGTAAAGGGCTATGATTATACACGATATTCTGGCAGAATGAATGTTGATTATAAAATTAGAGATTATTTGACTTTACATCCAAAAATGAGTTTTACGTATAAGGATATTTCTGACAAACAACAAGGTGTTGGGGAAATGTTTTTGAATATGCCATACGATCGTCCTCGCGATGATAATGGTGATATCATCAATCCTAAAGATGAAAGTGTCGGTTGGATTGGTCGTGACAGAAGTAATTCTATTTACGATTTGCAGTGGAACTATTCGGAGTCTTCAACTTTAAAACTATCTCCTTATTTAGGTTTTGATGTCAATATTGCTCCGGGTTTAACTTTTGTATCATCGAACAGTTTCGATTATCAGCATCATAATTCAATGTCTTATACCGATCCGATGTCCAATTCAGGGAAAAATGATAAGGGAGCAATATCGAATTATCATTGGAAAAGTATGAATCGTTTTTCGAATCAGTTGTTACGATTTACAAAATCGATAGATGAGCATTTCTTTACCGTGATGGCTGCTTATGAGTACAACGATTATAAATGGTCAACAACAAAAGCTCAGAAAAATGGTATCGTATCGGGTACCAGTATTTTAGATGCAGGTGCTGAGATGAAGAATATTGAAGGATCTCAGGATAAGTATGCCTTTAAATCTTATTTGTTTAATGCCAACTATTCGTATGCATCTCGTTATATGGGACAGTTTTCTTTCCGTCGAGATGGTTCTTCTAAGTTTGGTAAGGATACGCAGTTTGGTAATTTTTATTCGATTAGTGGGGGATGGAACATTCATAATGAAGATTTCTTTGACATCAAAGAGATTAATGTGTTGAAATTTCGTGCCAGCTATGGTGTTTTAGGTAATACTCCTAGCGATTATACGGCTAGTGGTAAAAGTAATTATCATCCAAGTAAGGAGCTTTATTCAATTACGAATCAGTATAATAAATATCCTGTGGTTTCAGCCGATCAGTTAGGCAACGATGATTTAACCTGGGAAAAGACTTATAGTACAAACTTTGCTCTTGATACCCGTTTTCTTGATCGTTTTGATATCAATATGGAATATTACATTAAGGATACTAAGGATCTTCTGTATTATGTGACTTTACCAGCTACAGCAGGATTTAAAGGTTATTGGGAAAATATTGGAGCCGTTAAAAATCAGGGGTTTGAATTCATGTTTGGAGCGGATATTTTTAAAGGAACTGATAATGGTTTTGCTTGGCATATTGATGCCAATATTGGCATTAATACCAATGAAGTTCAGGAATTGTATCAGAATAAAGACTACACATCGGGGAATAAAATCCGACGCGAAGGTGAAGATATCGATACCTGGTACATGCGTAAATGGGCTGGTGTAAATACCGAAGATGGTAAGCCTCAATGGGAAATCGTTGGTGAAGATGGTGAAAAAACATTAACAAGTAACTGGAATGATGGAACTATACAGATGGTAGGATCAGCTACGCCTGATTACTTTGGGGGTTTATCTTCGGTTATGACATACAAAAACTTTAGTTTAAGTATGAATATGGATTTTGTTCAGGGAATTGATATTTATAACTCAAGCCGAGAATTGTATGATAATGACGGTGCTTATGCAAGTTTTAATTCCATGTCATTAAAATCGGGATGGAGCAGATGGACAAAACCTGGTGATAAAGCAACTCATCCTCAAGCGATGAATGGGGGTAATAGTCTTTCCAATAAGACATCATCTCGTTATTTAGAAGATGGTAGTTATATCAAGTTACGCAATGTGACCTTGAATTATTCGTTCGCAGGTTTAAAAACAAAGACTTTTTTGAATAATCTAAGTGTTTACGCTTCAGTTGAAAATGTGTTTACGATTACTGACTTCTCGGGTGTCGATCCTGAAGTAGGTGATGAGAATTCTGAAGGTGAGACTTCTCAGTATGGCGATTATGCAATTCCAAGACGATTTATGTTTGGATTTAACTTCTCGTTCTAGAAGATATAGTTGTTGTAGTCATTATATTTCAAATACCAATTGATATAATATCCTAACCAATAGTGTTTAGACAAATGAAGTTTTTCTTCAATATTTTAATGTCTCTAAGCTTTTGCAGGATACTAAATTTTAAACAAATGAGAAAAATATATAAATATTTTGCTGTTTCACTATTCGCACTTGGTCTGAGTTCTTGTGAACTGGACATGGTGCCGTATGAGACAATTGAAAAGGACGATGTGTATTCATCGGAAAATGCTATTGAAGCATTAACTCTTGGAAACTATGCTATTTTAAAGGGATCTGGAATCGCTGATGGTCAATCATGGGTAAACAATTACTTTCGATTTGGAGAGTACTCCGGAGATAATGTAGCTCTAAGTGGATCGACGACTGACCCATTGTTTTACATCTATAATTTTAAACGTCAAGCAAAGGGGGATAGAAAACAGTCTGTATGGACAGCTGCCTATAAAGCGATTGTTGGTTGTAATATCGTAATCGATAGGGCAGTAGAAGGTGAGAGTGCTGAGATGGACAATGTGATTGGTCAGAACTATTATTTACGTGGAATGCAATATTTCTATCTGACAACACTTTTTGGTCGTCCTTATAATCAAAGTCCTGAGACAAATTTGGGTGTGCCTATTAAGCTGTCTACTGATGTTAACGATCAGCCTTTGCGTTCAACTGTAAAGGAGTGTTACGAGCAAGTAATTGCAGACCTAAAGAAAGCAGAATCGTTAATGCAGTCTGAAAAGTCGGCTAGTTATGCTACAAAGGAAGCGGCACAGGCTTTATTATCACGCGTTTATTTATATATGGGTGATAACGATAATGCTATCGCTTATTCTGATTTAGTAATTAATTCGGGTCGTTATTCTTTGTTATCGAAGGATGATTTAAGGGTTTATCCAACTTTTACACCTGATGAGAATCCTGAGACAATTTTTGCTTTGCGTTTTGTCGATGGAGCTGATAATTCAGGAGAATGGGACGATTGGTATGCCTTTTCAGGTATGTATGCTGCGGTTGATGCTGAAGGGAAAGCTTCATTAGATGGTTCTGGTTGGGGTGAATTGTATGCATCTGTAACTTACAGAGATATTGTTGAGGAATGGCCTGATGATGCGCGTTCAGCCTTTGTAACGTCAATGGTTTTAGACAAAAACTCTGAAGACCTTTGGGGTGTTTGGTATGGTTTAAATTCTTATAAAGATTCGGATTCAGATGAGCAGAAGAAATTGAATGGTCTTTTGTTTCATCAGGATTCAGTAAGTGCTGATCGTACTGTTTTGTATCAAAAATTAGCTTCTGATCAGGGAACTAAAAATATGGAAGTGCCTATTACTACTGTTGTTGATGCAAAAACAGGAGTGACGAATTATTCTGTGATACCGTATCAGATTAATAAAGAAACAGGAGCGACACAGTTGTTAAGTGCTCCGGTTAAGTTACGTATCAATCAGAAGTTGGCGACTCGTCAAACTTATCCTAAATATTTTATTACAAAATGTTCGGGGCAGGAGAATAAAGGTCATTTGTGGTCTCCAATTATCTCTCGTTTGGCTGAAATTTATTTAAATAGGGCAGAAGCTTATGCTAAAAAAGGTGATATTGGTAATGCTCTTGCGGATGTAAATATCGTTAGAACAAGAGCTATAGGACCAGAGGCGGCCTATACACCTGCTGATGTAACAGCTGAAATGAGTCTTCTAGATTTGGTTTTAAAAGAGCGTCGTTTGGAGTTGGCTTATGAAGGCCATCGTAAGTTTGATGTTTTCAGAAACAATAGAAATCTGGATAGAGCTTATCCGGGAACTCACCTTCGTGGTAACGATCCTTTTTTCGAAGTTCGATACGATTCCAATGAAATTATAGAGTATATTCCTGAGGGAGAAATATTAGCTCAACCAGACTTGCAGCAAAACCTGTAAGTTGATTTTTTCAGGAGAGGTTTTAGGACTTCTCCTGAAATTTGATTAGTGGAATGGGGTTATTGAATTGAGGAACCGGAGCGTGAGATGAAATAATTGTGTAATCATAGATACAATGAAGATTAATACATATACAAAACTATTTTTATTGCTGTTGACTCAGTGCCTATGGGCGTGCTCGTCTTGCTCTAAACAGGATTCTTATACGAAAACAAATGATGACATGCTTTTGAGTGAGCTCAAAATAAGTGTCCCATTAACAGGAAATGCATGGTTGGTTGACGATGTTTCTTTAAATGAGAGTATGATTTCGGAGAATGGTTTAATAAACTGGACAAAAGAAAGCTCTCTGATCAGAACCTTTGTTAGAGTAAACCGAAAAGGTCAATTGAGTCTGGGTTTAAAGGCCAAATCTTTGAAAGGGACTTCAGTTGTGAGAGTTACTATCGGAGATGAATTCAAAGAAATTACAATCAAAAATCAAACTTCTGAAATTGTTCCTGTTGGACGATTTAATGTAGCTAAGAAAGGTTACGTCCAGATTGATATACAAGGTGTGTCAAAAACTGATCAGTATTTTGCTGAGGTTTCACACTTGGTTATTGGTGGAGAAGCCACTTTGGATGGAACTGATTTTGTCAAGGATGACTTTTACTGGGGAAGACGTGGACCATCAGTCCATTTATCTTATCAGATTCCGGAAGATGCGGGAGATATTCGTTGGTTTTATAACGAAATTGAAGTGCCTGAAGGAAACGATGTCATTGGTTCGTATTATATGGCCAATGGTTTTGGTGAAGGTTATTTTGGTATTCAGGTCAATTCTGAAATTGAGCGACGTATTTTATTTTCGGTTTGGAGTTCTTATGTGACGGATAATCCGAATGATATTCCCGATGACGAGAAAATTACGTTGTTGAAAAAGGGTTCCGATGTAAAAACCGGTGAATTTGGCAGTGAAGGTTCTGGAGGACAAAGTTATCGAGTATACAATTGGAAAGCAGGGAACAAGTATCGTTTTCTTTTGGGAGCTAAACCCAGTGTCGATAATTCCACTGATTATACAGCCTACTTTTTTGCGCCAGAGATAGGTAAATGGGAATTGATTGCCAGTTTCCGACGACCTAAAACGACAACTTATATTACTAATGCCCATTCATTTCTCGAAAATTTCATGACCGAAATGGGGCAGTTTACCCGTATGGGTACCTATTCCAATCAATGGTTCAGAAACACAGATGGAAAGTGGTTCGAAGTGATTGATGCTAAATTTACAGCGGATGCTACTGCTCGTAAGAATTCGCGTTTGGACTATGCGGGTGGTGCAGAAGGGACTTGTTTCTTTTTAAAAAATTGTGGGTTTTTTAGTGACAAAACAACTATGGATACTTATTTCAAAAGAGATGCTATAGGTGAAGCACCTGTTATTGATTTTAAGAATTTACCATAGACCATGGAAATCATGCAGTGGTTAGTAATTAGAGGAGATGAAACCGAAGAATAGGTTTGGTAGCTTTTGTAAATGGCTTTAGGTTGAGTCTCCTCTTTTTTTTAATATAGATTCAAATAAAGTGAATATAAGCTGATCTTAAAAGGGTCGGCTTTACTCAATTTTTAAAAGAATGACTTTTTTTGTTTAGATTGGTGAGATTAAAAGTAAAAATAATAGGCCTGATTGCGATGCTTGGACTGTTTGCCTTGTATCGCTCAATTGAAAAGTTGGATATCTACACGTCGACTGATTCATATTGTATTAGTTGTCATGTTCATACATCTGCAGATCATTCCTGGGAATTGTCGTCACATTATAGTACAAATTCCATAAAGAGGACTGCCTGTGTTGATTGTCATTTGCCTCCCAAAGAAAGTATAGACTATTGGCCTCAGAAGATAAAAGCCGGAACAAGGGATTTGTATAGCTATTATTTTAAAGATCGCGCTAAGATTAATTGGGCTGAGAAATCGGAAATTGAAAACGCAGTAAGATTTGCCCCAAAAGAATCTTGTATGAACTGTCACGAGAACCTGTTTCCATTTGATTTATCTAAGAAGGGCGAAAAGGCACATTTGTATTATCGTAGAAATGAAGCTGATTTGCATTGTATCAATTGCCACAAAGGAGTTGGTCATGGAGATTCTAAAACCATGTATGAACCCAATACCTTATTTCTAAAACGTCAGGAGAATATCGAGCCTATTCATACAAGGTCAGCAAAAGTAGAGGGGTTTAAAAACTATATTGAAACCATTCCAGGTTCATCTGTTTCTTTTGATATGATTGCTATTCCATCAGGAGAATTTGAGATGAGCATTTATCCTAATAATAAATTCAAACACGCGCCCCTTGTTCGAAAGAAGATTTATTTGTCGTCCTTTTTTATGGCTAAAGTAGAATTGACTTGGGATGCTTATCGGGCTTTTTTAACCGATGTGGAATCAGAAGGACGAGAACAGGCTCAGGTTAACGATTCAATTGAGATTGATGTGATAAGTGGCGCAACACCACCGTGGGGGGATCCTGCTCAGGGATGGGGAATGGGCCATCGTCCTGCCATAAGTATGACCTGGCAGGCAGCTAATATCTATTGTCGGTGGCTTTCAAAAAAAACAGGGAAAACATACCGTTTACCAACTGAAGCAGAGTGGGAATATGCCTGTAGAGCCAATTCTGACTTACAAGATAATTGGACTGATGAGGAGATCGCCAATCGAATAATATTTAGAGACAATTCTAAAGGGAAAACGCACTTGCCCGAAGGCATGAAAGCTAATGCATTTGGTTTGGTTAATATGCTGGGTAATGTTAAAGAATTTTGTTCGGATTGGTATGCTGATAATCCTTTTGAGAATGATTCATTTGTAGTCAATCCTGAAGGTCCGGAAACTGGGACAGAAAGAGTTATTAAGGGTGGATCGTATCGGTCTGGTAAAGAGGATGTTCGTGCTGATTATCGGGAAAGCACACAGCATGATAAATGGTTGAGAACCGATCCCCAAATGCCCAAAAGCATCTGGTGGTATTCCGATTGTCGGGATGTGGGTTTTAGACTGGTTTGTGAATGGGATGGAGACAGTAAAAAAACAATAAATGAATATTAGATCTTTTTGAACGATGAATATAGCTAAAAACGCAAGACGTGAATTTTTGAAAAATGCCAGTACTATAGGCATGTTTTGTGCACTTGGTGCTACAGGTCTTATTCAATGTGAATCTAAAAAAGAGAGGTTTTATACCTATCCACCTTTACTTAATCAGGCTCCTGATGGGCCAGTTTTGAGAGCGGGGCTTATTGGTTGTGGCTACCGGGGAACGGGGGCAGTTCTCAATTTTCTGAATGCCGGACCCAATTTGGAGATCACTGCTCTAGCTGATGTTTTTATCGATAAAATAGAGCTCTGTAATAAGATACTGAAGGAGAAAAAGGGTTTTGAAGTCCCACAAGAATATTGTTTTGTTGGATTTGATGCTTTTGAAAAGGTGCTTGACAGTGGTGTGGATGTGGTGATTCTTGCTACTCCACCTAATTTTAGACCGGAACATTTGGCTGCTTGTGTTAAGGCGCGTAAACACGTGTTTATGGAGAAGCCCATTGCCGTCGATCCGGTTGGGGTTAGGTCAGTTATGATATCGGGAGAAAGGGCGGATGCTTTGGGGCTGTCAATTGTGACGGGTACCATTAAGCGTCATCAAAAAGATTATATTGAAACCTTCAGGCAAGTTGCAAAAGGTGAGATTGGAGATGTTGTATCGGCCAACAGCTATTACAATGTGGGGAAACTATGGCACAAGAAGCCTAAATCAGAATGGACTGAAATGGAAGCCATGATTCGTGATTGGGTGAATTGGTGTTGGCTTTCGGGCGACCATATTGTGGAGCAAAATGTGCATAATCTTGATACCGTAAATTGGTTTGTGGGCAAACATCCAGTAAAAGCAGTGGGCTTTGGGGCTCGTCACCGTCGATTAACAGGCAATCAGTATGATATGTTTAGTGTGGATTTTCTTTACGATAATGATGTGCACTACCATAGCATGTGCCGACAAATAAACGGTTGTGAGAATAATGTGTCGGATCAAATTAGAGGAACGCAGGGGTATACGAATTGTAAAAATACCATTTATAACCACGACTCGAGTATTAAATGGGCATTCGATTATGGCAATAAAGATCAAATGTTACCGATAAGTCCCTATGATCAGGAACATATTGATTGGGTGACCGCCATCAGAACAGGTCAACCTGTGAATGAAACACAAGCTATTGCTGAGTCGACTATGACAGGTATTATGGGACGAATTTCTGCTTACACTGGCAAAGAAACAACTTGGGAGGAGATGATGAACTCTGACATATATCTTTCTCCAAAGCATTATAGCTTTGGAAAAGTTGATGTGGATAAATCTGTTCCTGTACCTGGTTTGTAAATGAGCATAATGTTAAGTTTTTATTGCTGTTCTATGTAATAAACGAATTGGGAGATCAATTGTATAAAAATGTGTATAGGTTTAGTGATGTGGCAATAAACATCCAAATCACATAAGGGACAATTAAAATTGATTTAAACCCGAGAGCTTGTTTGTAATAAACAAAGAAAAATATGATGAGTAGTAATAGTGAAATGATAATCATTAATCCTCCAAGGATATTGTGATAGTAAAAATAAACAGGTGCCCATAGGCTGTTTAAGAGCCATTGTAAACTATATAAAATGATAATCTTTTGAGTCTTTTTTGTGGATTGAAATAAATAGCTCATGTAATAGGCAAAACAGATCATAATAAAAGTCCAAGCTATGCCAAATAACCATCCGGGTGGAGTCCAGGGCGCTTTATTTAAGTGCTGATACCAATTTGAAGGGACACCATCACCTGTGAAAATTCCAGCTATAAATAATGCCGTAAAATTGAGTATGAGGAATAGAGTTAATTTTTTGTTCATATATGATCTTTTATTTGGTTAATTGTTTAAGTAGCCCTCTGAAAATAAAGCCGTGAAAGGGGTAGATGATATACCAATACAATCTGCCAGGTAAACCTTTGGGACGATAAGTTGCAGTTTGAATGAGTCTATTGCCATCAATTTTAAATTCAAGCCAGGCTTCTCCAGGAAGCTTCATTTCTGCAAAAAGGAGTAGGCGCCCTTCCTCTTTATTCGCGTAGAGCACCCGCCAAAAGTCAACAGCATCTCCTGCTGTTAATTTATCTTCGTTTGTACGTCCTCTTCTTAAACCCACGCCACCAACAAGACGATCCAAATAGCCTCTGAATTTCCATAGATGATTTGCATAGTACCAGCCGGTTTTGCCACCAATTCGCCATATTTTATCCAAACAAGCTTGTCTGTCAGCATAAACCCGACTTCGCTGATCGGTTAAGCAACCAAATTTGGGGACGTTAATAAAGTCAGAGATTTTAATATTGAGTCGGCCACTGATTAAGGAATCTTTCCAGCTTGAAACGACCTCATTACTTTCAATTTTTAAAAAAGCTTTTGATAAGGCTTCTTTGTAACTTAGAGGTTTAACATCCAGAATTTGATTGATTTTACTGTCCCTGCAAACGACCTCTATTTTCATACTATTGACTAAGGCGATGGCTAACTTGTAAGAGGTGGTTGTCACAAAATAGAGCCAATAGGATGAGAGTCGAGGTGTCATCACAGGCACAATAATGATTCGGCGTATCAATTTTCGGACCCGGGCATATTCAAGTAACATCTCTTTGTAAGTGAGAATATCCGGGCCTCCAATATCAAAATCGTGATTGTAGGTGTCCGGATTCAGCAGGCTTCTTGACAGGAATGTAATAACGTCCCTAATGGCTATGGGTTGACATTTTGTATTGAGCCATTTGGGGGTGATCATGATGGGGATTTTTTCAACTAAATCCCGAATGATTTCAAAGGAGGCACTACCCGAGCCGATAATGATTCCAGCTCGTAATGTTGTTAAGTTGTATTTGCCTTTTTGTAATTCTAATTCAACATTTCCTCTCGATTTCAGATGTTTTGATAGAACAGATTCATTGATAATACCACTAAGGTAAATCACCTGTTGGGCTTGAGTTTTATTAATCGCTTGTCTGAAATTGATGGCCGACTGTTTTTCTAAAACTTCATAATCGCTTGAAGAAGACATAGAATGAACCAAATAATAAGCCGCAGCGATATCATCAGGAATTTGCCTGAGTGAGGCAGAATCTAAAAGATCAACCTGAATGACTTCGATATAAGGTAAAAGTGATGGAGGAGGATTGAAACGTTTCTTGTCACGAACACAGCAAATAACCTCATGTCCATTCTCAATCAGAATAGGTAGGAGTCTTTTCCCAATATAACCCGTTGCCCCAGTAAGTAGAATTTTCATGTGATTATGTCCTAGTTATAAATAACTTAATTTCAGTATGTTTTGTTCATCTTTAGTATGTCATTCAATATAACACTATTTTGAGGAGTATCCTATAATAGCTGTTTTCAATCTTTTTTATCAGGCTAATAGTTGATTTTTGGATGAAATTATTTATCAATTATAATTTAAACTTATGTAAATTTTGTTTGTGTTTGTGATTTTCATAAATTTGATATTCTTTAGTAAAAAAATGATTTGATGAGGGATAAGAATTTGACCTGACTAATCCCTAAAATAAGGTAAGGCGTAATTTTATAAGTAATATCATGAGTGAACAAACAATTCAAATTGTTGATACCCGAAGCAATGGAATAGGAACTGCAGGTTTTGTATTGGCATTGCTAACACTTTTTTTCGGTTGGATTCCTTTTATTGGCTGGGTAATGTGGCTGTTAGGACTCATTTTTAGTGCCATGGGTATTTCTAAAGCTAAAAAGGTAAATAAAGGAATGGGCTTGTCTGTTGCCGGGTTGATTATTAGTTTGATTGGCGTAATTATGGTTTTCATTATTGCTGGTACTTTAGCGACTATTATAGGTTTGTCAGTTTAAAATATTGGCAGAGCTAATTTTTTATTAATGGAGCATTATTGGATAAATAGTGCTCTTTCGTATTTTTTATGAGTTCATAAACGATTTTAGATTGGATTATCTCTATCAGATGAACTCACAACATGATATTACAACTAGAATGAAGAATTTAATCCTAATCTTGGGTCTGCTAATTACAATTTCCGGTAGTGGACAAGAAGTGAAAAAAGGGAATTGGAATGTCGATTTGGATTTTCTAAAAGTTGAGTTACCAAAGAAGCATAAAGACTTTTACTCAGTAAAGTCTGAAAAAGATTTTCAGTTGGGTATCGATAAAATTTCAGTGCAAATTGATGAGCTGACAAATTTTGATATTGCAGTTAAATTGCAACAACTTGTAGCTGGTTTTGGCGACTCCCATACTCGAATAAGTTGGAATAAATATCTCGATAGAGAGAAGATGCTTCCGTTACATTTGTATTGGTTTAACGATGGCATATTTATATTGCATACAACAAAGAAGAATCAGAAGTTATTGGGGCAGAAAATCACAATGATTAATGATAAACCCATTAAATCAGTTGTTGATTCGTTGAGTACATTAATAACTTTAGATAATGATGCTCTTGTCAAAAGTGTGATGCCTCATTTTCTTATTTCAACTCAGCTTTTGGAATATTTTGGGATTGTAAATAATGAGGGGGTGAAATTGAAGCTCGAGAATCAACAAGGAGAATCCTGGGTTTATAATATACAGCCTGCTCATCTGGATCGGAAGAATAGAGTCACGTTTCAATTTGATTCTTTAGCCCTGTGTCATCGAAATGAAAGAGCTTATTTTTGGGATGAGTATGTGGCCAAGGATAGAATATACTATTTGCAATA
It encodes:
- a CDS encoding SUMF1/EgtB/PvdO family nonheme iron enzyme → MRLKVKIIGLIAMLGLFALYRSIEKLDIYTSTDSYCISCHVHTSADHSWELSSHYSTNSIKRTACVDCHLPPKESIDYWPQKIKAGTRDLYSYYFKDRAKINWAEKSEIENAVRFAPKESCMNCHENLFPFDLSKKGEKAHLYYRRNEADLHCINCHKGVGHGDSKTMYEPNTLFLKRQENIEPIHTRSAKVEGFKNYIETIPGSSVSFDMIAIPSGEFEMSIYPNNKFKHAPLVRKKIYLSSFFMAKVELTWDAYRAFLTDVESEGREQAQVNDSIEIDVISGATPPWGDPAQGWGMGHRPAISMTWQAANIYCRWLSKKTGKTYRLPTEAEWEYACRANSDLQDNWTDEEIANRIIFRDNSKGKTHLPEGMKANAFGLVNMLGNVKEFCSDWYADNPFENDSFVVNPEGPETGTERVIKGGSYRSGKEDVRADYRESTQHDKWLRTDPQMPKSIWWYSDCRDVGFRLVCEWDGDSKKTINEY
- a CDS encoding Gfo/Idh/MocA family protein — its product is MNIAKNARREFLKNASTIGMFCALGATGLIQCESKKERFYTYPPLLNQAPDGPVLRAGLIGCGYRGTGAVLNFLNAGPNLEITALADVFIDKIELCNKILKEKKGFEVPQEYCFVGFDAFEKVLDSGVDVVILATPPNFRPEHLAACVKARKHVFMEKPIAVDPVGVRSVMISGERADALGLSIVTGTIKRHQKDYIETFRQVAKGEIGDVVSANSYYNVGKLWHKKPKSEWTEMEAMIRDWVNWCWLSGDHIVEQNVHNLDTVNWFVGKHPVKAVGFGARHRRLTGNQYDMFSVDFLYDNDVHYHSMCRQINGCENNVSDQIRGTQGYTNCKNTIYNHDSSIKWAFDYGNKDQMLPISPYDQEHIDWVTAIRTGQPVNETQAIAESTMTGIMGRISAYTGKETTWEEMMNSDIYLSPKHYSFGKVDVDKSVPVPGL
- a CDS encoding TspO/MBR family protein, which encodes MNKKLTLFLILNFTALFIAGIFTGDGVPSNWYQHLNKAPWTPPGWLFGIAWTFIMICFAYYMSYLFQSTKKTQKIIILYSLQWLLNSLWAPVYFYYHNILGGLMIIISLLLLIIFFFVYYKQALGFKSILIVPYVIWMFIATSLNLYTFLYN
- a CDS encoding SDR family oxidoreductase, which gives rise to MKILLTGATGYIGKRLLPILIENGHEVICCVRDKKRFNPPPSLLPYIEVIQVDLLDSASLRQIPDDIAAAYYLVHSMSSSSDYEVLEKQSAINFRQAINKTQAQQVIYLSGIINESVLSKHLKSRGNVELELQKGKYNLTTLRAGIIIGSGSASFEIIRDLVEKIPIMITPKWLNTKCQPIAIRDVITFLSRSLLNPDTYNHDFDIGGPDILTYKEMLLEYARVRKLIRRIIIVPVMTPRLSSYWLYFVTTTSYKLAIALVNSMKIEVVCRDSKINQILDVKPLSYKEALSKAFLKIESNEVVSSWKDSLISGRLNIKISDFINVPKFGCLTDQRSRVYADRQACLDKIWRIGGKTGWYYANHLWKFRGYLDRLVGGVGLRRGRTNEDKLTAGDAVDFWRVLYANKEEGRLLLFAEMKLPGEAWLEFKIDGNRLIQTATYRPKGLPGRLYWYIIYPFHGFIFRGLLKQLTK
- a CDS encoding S41 family peptidase, coding for MKNLILILGLLITISGSGQEVKKGNWNVDLDFLKVELPKKHKDFYSVKSEKDFQLGIDKISVQIDELTNFDIAVKLQQLVAGFGDSHTRISWNKYLDREKMLPLHLYWFNDGIFILHTTKKNQKLLGQKITMINDKPIKSVVDSLSTLITLDNDALVKSVMPHFLISTQLLEYFGIVNNEGVKLKLENQQGESWVYNIQPAHLDRKNRVTFQFDSLALCHRNERAYFWDEYVAKDRIYYLQYNKCRSQEIARKQGHRQTAKKLPSFSKFKNRVLKTIKDKPIDKLIFDMRFNGGGSSVQGTEFIEKLSQMKEINQKGKLFVVVGRKTFSSAILNAMDFEKMTDAIFVGEETGGKPNHFGEVRSFKLPNSGLEVNYSTKYFKKSDKYINTFAPDYIIKESFIDLKKGIDPVYNWIKKQ